Proteins encoded together in one Mus musculus strain C57BL/6J chromosome 16, GRCm38.p6 C57BL/6J window:
- the Krtap27-1 gene encoding keratin-associated protein 27-1: protein MLHSHCQSFRSLGKAPSLSSITHNSNPKSFEDGIVLPSSCHRRTWLLDNFQETYSETSTCQPANCGQNQCKVDPCVQSSQNSRAEQTICSNSKTCERTREISPAVPESASQTCQSRNYKQVGFVAQSYQPASYMAKCCPLKSTAFESCQTLEFESSPCCSQVSESRSCNSSSSIVSGLHLVESSNTYEPTCCVTGGSQVPSK, encoded by the coding sequence ATGCTTCATAGCCATTGCCAGTCATTCAGGAGCTTGGGTAAAGCTCCGTCACTGTCTTCCATCACACACAACTCTAATCCTAAAAGCTTTGAAGATGGCATTGTCTTACCCAGCAGTTGTCACAGAAGAACCTGGCTCCTGGACAACTTTCAAGAAACCTACAGTGAAACTTCTACCTGCCAACCAGCCAATTGTGGACAGAACCAGTGCAAAGTGGACCCCTGTGTGCAAAGTTCCCAGAACTCCAGAGCTGAACAAACAATTTGTTCTAATTCCAAGACCTGTGAAAGAACAAGAGAAATATCTCCAGCTGTGCCAGAGAGTGCTTCTCAAACCTGCCAATCAAGGAATTATAAGCAAGTGGGTTTTGTAGCCCAGAGCTACCAACCTGCAAGTTACATGGCCAAGTGTTGCCCACTAAAGTCTACAGCATTTGAAAGTTGCCAGACGTTGGAGTTTGAATCCAGCCCATGCTGCTCTCAGGTCTCTGAGTCCAGGTCCTGTAATTCCTCCAGCAGTATTGTCTCTGGGCTACATCTTGTGGAATCTTCCAACACTTATGAGCCAACATGCTGTGTGACTGGTGGTTCACAAGTGCCTAGTAAGTGA